Part of the Poecilia reticulata strain Guanapo linkage group LG2, Guppy_female_1.0+MT, whole genome shotgun sequence genome is shown below.
tttttaactgtaaacaCAAACCCATTTAGGCGGAAAAAGGTGAGAGGAATGCTTTTGAAAGTCAGAACRCGCATTTCGGTYATAGAAACCGAGGCTCCTGTAGGAGGAATCGATGGTTGTTTCCATTTAGCGTGAAAGGCAGAAAACCCAAAATACACCCGGTGAAGTTTCTTTTCGTATGGAGCTTCRAAAataatttgtcacattacaaaacacaaaagctgaAGTATTTTATAGAGactgaaaactgcatttcttttcaGGCACCCTGGATTGTTGGTAGAACCAGGAATCAGTGCAATTTTAGATGCAAATCCTTTGCTACCAGCTTTGCTCATCCAGAGACTAAATCTTCTTAATATTCTTYGTTgcaaaaacagctcaaactcagtcagattggatggagtgTGTTTGTGAATATCAATTTTGagatcttgccacagattctcaattagaTGGTACATTTGCATTTGCACAATGCTCTTTTCATCTGTAGAAATGGAATAgtccactggattttatttgagaGCATCCaagaaaaattaattgaaaaaaaaccccacacttttaagatttttagtatttttaaaatacacataattttccttccactgtaTAATTCTATACTACACTGTAGgcatctatcacataaaattcccaTGTAAATAATAGAAACACACTGAATATTATAGATGCAACATGATAAACATGTGAATAGGTTCAAGGGTGTATTGCCTTTACAATATCTAGTATTTAAAATCATTGGATTGGGGTTAATAYATttttagtatatttatttaacaatagCACAGCCAAATACAAACGTATAAAAGCAAGACCTCGTTCCAAAAAGTACAAACAAATAGGCTATGCCTGTGTATTTTGATAACATTGAcctcaaaacaaaaaggagaattCAGAGGCCACRTCATACATCACAGCCCAGCCGTGGCATTGTCTACAAAATAAATTGGCCTTGACACAAGTTGTTTCAGGATCTGTCAGATTGAGATCAgttgacaatgactgattaaCAGGTCTGCTTCATGAAAGACGTCTCTGGAAAATTAATGACGTCTGAATTCCATTAAGTAGCTTCTGGATTCGTGCGCGCCGGCTCGCTGTCACAGCTGTGATTTTACTGAGRCGCCAGAATAGAACAGGGCCTTCCTTCATCAGTGTAATTATTGTGTTTCTCTCCTGCCGTTTGTCCCCCTCTCACCTGTCAGCCCCTGTCTCTCCGCTGCTCTGTCAAGTTAGCTRGAGAAGCCAGGCGACAGAacgatagaaaaaaaaaaaagaaggcccCACCTGTTGTGAAGAGACGAACCCAACCACYGCATCGAAGCGTACCACAGGAGAAAGGCTATCTACCGTGACGGCAGMAGACGCAACTCCCCCAACACCCTAGAACAGCAGGAGAGCTCTCAGTGGTTCTAAATTAACCATTCATGTGCTCATRTGGATGATGTGTTCACAACCTTACTTCTTTATAGGGTTGCCTTTCTTGTCCTATAATTACACACGCAGGATAAAATggactgcatttgtttttaaaaacacttttttagaGTAAAATTTCTTACAAACCAATGAGTAGCTTTGTCCTGTCGTTGGAAAGTCAACTCCAGTTTCTCTTTAAGAACTATAATAATAAGCTACaggaattacatttaaaagaatTTCAAGCCAGTTCCTGCTTTGAAACAGAGGTGTGAGACAGTAGTTTCAGGGTCTTACTATTactttagaacaaatttatagtATCACATTAGAAATCAGAGGTCTCAAATGGTAATTTCTGAAGAATGTAAATCTCTCCTTAACTTTGGGTTTTTCAAAAGGCTGCCCACAGCTGGTCCAAAACCGAGGGAGGCagaaaaggataaaacagaCTAACTTTGCTGTAATCTGTTCACCCATCCTGTTATCTAATGAAAGTCTTACTCTCTCCCTGACACATCTTGCTATGttgtagaaagttttatttaaatgcgtttccttgactttattttttaaacaccacTTTGAAACTAAGCAGCTTTACATCTTCTTCACGTSTATTAAAGTCTAGACCAAAGAGTGCCGTTTTCCAGGTGACCCGGTAGATCTCGGAGYGGATTCACTGGTGTATAAAAAATTGGACCTTTGAGTTTCCAGCCAGTCGGTCAGGTGTCAGAGCTCATTAAGCTGAAAATATTTGGTCACCTGCAGATTTCTCGGCACATCACTTTCAGTGACTCAAATCGAGCAATTTTGTACCAGCAAGGTGCTGCTGCAGAATGAGTTCAGAGGAAGATCACAATTTATACRGTGAGagtttgttttagatttcaACCAACAAGCATCGTTTAGAAATTAAAACCCACATTCACTGGGAAATCTCCAGTGAATGTGGGGTTTTGYTTATCATTGCGGAAATACACAAAAAAGGTTCCATTATGCTGCCAAGGATCTTTCTCCCCTTATYCTTCAGTCTCCACTGGGCTTCTCATGTTGTTTCAACCAATAACTAttctaacaaaaatattttcttagcAATAACACCATAAAGGTAATTGATAGcgtttttattttacaccttATTTGATGTCACTCCAATATCTGTACTGAATTTTAAATGGATCACAGTTGAAGATTTCTGGGATTACAATCTGGTGTTCTAATACCATAActtctagtttttgttttcttctttttttttttttatgcacaaatgtCAAACACAGTCACTAATTcctgaaatgtaaaagttaaaaatgtaatttcatgtTATATGTTACTTATATAttttgaaaggtaaaaaaatttttaaaaaaatctctaaatgtTTAGGatcatattaaaaaatataacttatttttaattgcatctTAATTCTACTAGAAAAAATKTCATTTTCAGAATCGGACgatttttatgttgctttttaaagaaaaagtttgtgattggtgcatctccagtTAATTGTAAAATATGTATCTCCACTTTACCTCCAGTTAATTgctggagatgcaccagcaTCTAATTGGTTTGTAATGAAGGTTTGCAAAATCTATATTACAAAGGCAAACAGTTCTGTATTGTAATATAATTTATGGGTATCTTTCAAAGTAAGACTGCAATAGCAAAGCGGATATAACCCCCGGTTTTACAGTAAGCGCAGCCTTATCTTGGGAGTCATTCTTTACCAATATGAGGTAAAATACATATGAAGAACTATAATATTCAGTCTGTGATTGCCACAGCGTTTTTTTATCCTACATTGGAGGCACACTGTAATTGTTCATTAAAACAAGATTGTGCTTTGGCCGTTGACGGAGGATCTCCAGACTAATGAGCTCGCAGAGACGCTCGGGCCATGTTTGATCTTAAGCTATAAAAACACAAGGACCAGTATTTCTCTGCCCAGATATGAggatgtgcacacacacacgtattcTTCCTGAAGTGCACGTTGCAGACTGTCCAACAAGGCTCATTTGTTCAAACAGAGTGAGAACAAAGAGCAGGTGGCACACGATCCTTCGCACCTGCCAAAAAGACTGGAGAAAAGAACAAAGAGGttgctttatttagaaaaagggaaaaaaaatgataaaaaagaagaatgatATAATCctgacataaaaagaaaaactgtttgtctgtatcatttgaaaatgatgaGCAGTAGTATCAATAAAAAGACTTTACGCTATCAAAACGCCACAATATTTCAGCTGAAGTCTGGCTCATGAAGCACCATCCGGTTGCCGTCACGCATGTAGCCTCGTCTGGCAAAATGCATCCATGCTATTATTATTAGATCTGGATATAACAGCgagttctttaaaaagaaaagaaaagtagatTCTCAATATAAAGGGTGTCAAacttaaagtttaaaagaaCATATTTCTTTAGCTACCCACTTGTGTCGACAGAGTAGGCTAATAAAGACATCATCCGGATGCAAAAATTGTTCAGTCTGtatattaattttaaagttacagTTTGGTTTCAACGTCTCGTGCTTTAATTTAGACACAAATAGAAGATAGATTGATTACACAACAACAAACCCCCATGAAAAAGCTCAGTGTTTTAACAagaccgtgtgtgtgtgtgtgtgtgcgtgtgcgtgtgtgtgtgtgtgtgtgtgacaccTCAGTATATTTTCATACACAAAACAACTTATTATCATTTGGCTGTTTGGCTGATACCTCTACTATCTAAGAGTTTTACATTTGCTCTGCATACTTTATTGGCTATTTAACCCTGTARTCAGTCTAGGAACCTTCAAGAAGTCACAGAATAGCatacatgttttacttttttttttgcgcaaTCCACAATAACACAAAGTTGTCTAAATAGAACAAAAAGTGCTGATTCATGATTCATTAGCAGTCTGGCCATGGAGTGAACCCCTGCAGCTGGTAGGGCTTGCTGCAACTGAACTCCAATAACATAaggaaatgttgcaaaatgtcTTGCaagtattttgttgtaaaataattgaAACCTCACTACGCTCTGGAATCTCATTATAAGCTTGACTATAATGTCTAGAAGTTGATAATATTTTAATGCTGGACCAAAACTTATTCGTTATATCACAATTATTAATGATCTTTGCTGGAGGAAGACGCATCARGTTGACTCAGTTGTTATTGAgagacatatttttcttttcatttaaaaattccAAGTTATAATAGCAGGAGACATTAAGAGAGGAGTATGACAATGGAGGGCAGGGAAAATGCACCTTAAATGAAATTAGCAGAACTGTGGAAGTCCAGTTCTTTGCTCATAATTATTTCATGCCAGCTTTAGGGCAGAGAAAACTCCCATCCTAACCTCTTAGCAAATGAAGCAGGGCCTCTGGAGCAAGTTACAGACCGTTTGCACAGCTGAGACCAGCTAATTAAATGAAGACTGCTTCGAACCGTCCTTCCTGTCACCAGGCAGCACACTACACTTGCATCGAGGCATAAGAGTCACCATTTTGACTGTGGAGATCTACGAGGCTgacttattttcctttttttccttttctttcttttcaggcgctttccttttatttcaagGCAGAGTGAAGCAATAGTTTCGTTTGCTTTAATGATGACTGGGTCTTGCATCCGTGCTTCCTTCTTCTTAGGGCAATGTCAGGAGGAACTCAGAGCGCGACCAGCAAATCAGGCCATCTAACAGCACGTCACTTTGCTGCCATGACTCCGACACACACCACAAGTTCTGGGAGCTCCTCGCTCAATTTACGGAGCCGGGACACAAAAACCGTGGCGTTCTACATGCTCTTTAGCCGTTTGAGAGTCACCGAGATTCAGGACTCTGAAGTGCAAACTTGAGATAAGTCTGCAGAGCAGAATAGGCTATAGAGAAAATGACAGGCGCAAAGGCGGGAAAATAACAactctgaaatgaaaaaaaaaactggagcaaAAGAACATCTCTTACAGAGCTATGTAAATAAGTAGGCAGAGTGGTGAAAAGCCCAGATGATTGGGATTCATTGCTTTAACAATCTGAACATGGCACACAGTGTGCACAGCTGCTTCAGGCCAATAAGAGAGCCATCTGAGTGTCCAGAGCCATGAAAAGGTAGCGCCACAATGAAGGATCACTTCAAAGAACTTGTAAACAATAGCTGACCCATTTCAATCATGTGTGCTGGTAGATAatcagctaaaaataaacacgtCCTCCTCCGTTTCAAACATCACTCACCAGGCGTGGGCAGACCAGGACACAGCCAGTGAATAttcacatcaaaataaaacattcatgttggaaaataaatgtcaaatgaGATCTAATTTAGCATGAAGTCTAGCTAAAGGTCCTGCAGATAAGATCTTATACACTGAAGCATCTTGAAGGGACATCTGTCACTGCTTAATGTGCTTCTGCCCTGTCTTCATGGATTCCCTCTAAAAGGTCACCAGTAAAAGCTTTTTAATGCTCCGTAGAACAATCTGCATCCACATTCTAAGACCTGAAAGAAGCACAACATGCTCCGAATCCATCTGCTCTTCctacaaaaggaaaataaaatatctaaagtgACAATCTGCTCTGGAGGCAACTACCGACTAAACAATCTAACCGATCTAAACTACATTGCTAAACTAGATCGCGACAGCTAACATGTGCTCACCTCATGCCCCCCAAAACGCTGCCCCAAAGAGCAGATGTTAGTTTAGAGAATATAATCGGTGGGACTGAAGTAAAGGTGCCTAGCGACCTCCAGGCGGGTGTAGTTGTGGAGGATCCACGCCTGCAAAGGGCTGTTGTTACAGTACTCCACAGTGGGGCCGTAGGTGCCGTCCTCCAGACGGCTGATGGTCAGGCATGACTGGGTGATGATGTGGAGGAAGGTGTGTTTCTGCACGGATCCAGGAAGGAAGAGGAACACATGGTTGTGAAGGCAAGTaagataattatttatattctctAACTGGggtgtcaggtttttttttttttttgcagcaaaaacaaacaaagctaaaGAGAATCATAACTGGAACAAATTGTTTCAACCAAAATTTGACACTATGTACCATTTTAATAGTCCCAgttgaggaaaaactgtttactACAGTCTCAGGCTTCAGGTGTATTTAAAGGCATTAGTATGAATgcctttaaatacatttttaaaaaattatgccaattttaaaaaaatgtttatatgcGGGTGTGgccaccctaatctttagctttcTCTACTTTAAGTCAGAACTTTGTCTTGGCTGCTCCAATGAGTTAATATTACTTTCACTTAAAAGAAATACAGTGGTAAATTGAGAAGATAACTTTCAACTTAAATCTGCTagaaataatttggattaaTTTGGAAGGTACACATGTTTACCTATTgtgaacttttattttagtataaAACTTTGTGAAACCATGACAATATTGTGAAATCTTggtatttttgtaaaaactgatCATACCGTTATAAATCTCATTTCGGTTTATGTCTAAAAAGCAGACAGTCTCAGATGATTATATTTTAGATAGGCtgcttatatttaaatattgaatattttgtgtatttaagaTAATTCAGTTTGCATTTCTCATTCACAAATTTTCACACAAGCATAATGTAAATGTCATTCATGAAATGTTAACAGAATTTTGAAATGTTAGCGgcacatcttaaaaaaaaattaggacaaCAGCTTACTTTTTTTGACAATGCATAAtagcatttaaaattaaaagaggCTGCAATTAACATTACAACAGGAATATGAAAACTTAAATGTGTTAAAGCGAAACTGATGACCAGATGGAGTTTTCCACGGTTCTCTAGTGACCCAGGATTCAGACTCTGTCAGTCACACCTGTgctaaaaataacattgacCGCAATAGTCGTGAAAACCCAACGCTGTTTACCGGTCTGGTCtgcttcattcattcattatttattcacaatttttttttttcaactttacaaAAGCGCCCTGAGAACAAAGCGTAATTAAAGAATTTCCCCTGGGGTTTTGCTCGGTGCTTGATGGGAACAGCCTTTAGGCTTCTTCACCTCGCTATATCGAAACATCAGCAATGTGACAACTCAATCACTCACAGATTACACTGCTGGACTTTTCAAGCATCTCTCCGGAGATTTGAAAATTCATAAATAGTTAAAACACAAATGCTTTTCCAGTTCCATAAGCCCTAATGTGTTTTGACCAGTCAGGCAATGAAGTCTTAAGACGGCTTAGGGAAGAATATTTGTACTTCTCCCAGGAGCATAAAATGTCGTGCTGTGTCTTGTACACAACATCTGCTTCTTCATTTGGATGAATATTAAAGTTTCAATTTGCACAAACAGGAGTGTAAGGTAAAATGAAACCTTGGTGTTTAATATTCAGAATAAACCAATGCCATTAATCTTACTTTGATTTCCTCTTTTGCTCTATGGAGCAGCAGATCAATAAATTATGACATATGTGTGGATTTGTTTTGTATAAATTATATGTTTTGTATACATTTAGCAAATGTGtcttttgacaaaacaaaaatgcaaacaggagTAAGTGCTTACAAAGCATTATATGtatattaattataatttttgattACCAAGAGGTTCTCTTGGCTTCTTTGAAAGGATATTTGCtacaaaatttatttgtataaatgtgtcttattttatctgtaatcactgaaattataaaaaatatcacattaaaaggaaatgaataaaGCTGTAACATTCAGTGACATTTTCCACCACCTTTTTTTCAAGCTAAGAAAGAAAGCTTTAGATTTACATATTCTAACCTAAGAACCACAGATTCTTCAAACTCGCTAGAGGATACCACTGCACTCAGAGCACAGGACATAAGCTACAGGGAGATTAAGGCAGGAGAACTTTGACAGCTTACCTCAAAATCATACTCCCACTTGCCAACATACTATATGAAATGAGAGAAGATGAGAGGAGACACAGCTGCTGGATGGAAATAGCACCTCGACACTgagctgcttaaaaaaaataaaaacctacaaaaaacacacaacaccaTCTAGTGGCAGAGAAGAGGCATCacattttccaattttctgCCATGTAAATCCTATTTTAGTAAACCGCTGCTTTCGATTTGACGACATAATCCTCASAGGGMAAAACCCACTGTCCCACTGCCTCCACTTGGACTCTGGTTCTTGCAGGAAACTCAGATCCTACCTCGGAGTCGTACTCAAACATCTGGTTGCCCTTCATGTGGTGACACTTGAGCATCTTGACGGGCCCGTTGAGCCTGGAGACATCCAAACAGAGGTCATCCGTCCGGATTTCTTTATCCGCTGTGTAGGAAAAGACCTGGGGAATGCAACacaaagatgaatgaaaacacaatgaATCCATTCCAAAGGTGcataatactttttttctctgtactTTMCACAAAAGTACAGAGAGAATTTTCACTCTTTTAAGCTGCATGTTTGAGTATAARCATCCAATAAAGATTACAATTAAAGATCTTTACGGATAAACTAAATAYTGGACCCAAAAGGGACTAGTGTACTTCTTATCACAGATCAAATCATACAGAAAAAAMCCCAAAAAAGTAAAAGGTTCAAACGGTTATTCTCATTGRACAAGATCCCAAATRTAATGGCTGATTAGTTACCAATTAGAGACAATTAAGTCGatgtttttgagttttcatcTCAAAGACTtggagggacaaaaaaaaattcaaggcaGAACTGCAAGTTGGCCTGCAAACCTGGCTCGGCAGGATTGGGacaacattttaacaaactaTCATGAAAAAGCTgtgtaaaaatacttaattgtttaaaaaggcAGTTCTCCTAACTACAAAACGTATCTAATCTTCTGGCTTTatttaaagttcaaataaataacattgaTTGCAGATATAATAATTAAATGCAAGAGCCTCCTGTGAGaaacttaatttcttttctcaatattctgcacatttgtttttccaaacataTATTTACTAATTACAGTTAAGTGGCTTTATTTTAACTCCAATGGTGGCTTCTTTCTAACATACAGCTGACTTGTCAGAGCAGacgtttaaaaactttttcaattttgttKGTATTTGTATAGGTGTGGCCGAAAAGCTAAATATGCTCTCCTATTCCAggtttttcaatcattttccagcagacaaCAGTTATTAATCACCTTATGCACTGAGAAAACACCAATAGTTTTGCAATAGCTCATTCTTTTTTAGCACTTTGCTGCTTTGTGAACAATTGGGGATCCGGTAGGCGATCAAAGGCATGTTTGCTGCCCATtcaaaaaaaacacttacaatttaaacatgaagagctgataaaaatatgaaactttatACAANNNNNNNNNNNNNNNNNNNNNNNNNNNNNNNNNNNNNNNNNNNNNNNNNNNNNNNNNNNNNNNNNNNNNNNNNNNNNNNNNNNNNNNNNNNNNNNNNNNNNNNNNNNNNNNNNNNNNNNNNNNNNNNNNNNNNNNNNNNNNNNNNNNNNNNNNNNNNNNNNNNNNNNNNNNNNNNNNNNNNNNNNNNNNNNNNNNNNNNNNNNNNNNNNNNNNNNNNNNNNNNNNNNNNNNNNNNNNNNNNNNNNNNNNNNNNNNNNNNNNNNNNNNNNNNNNNNNNNNNNNNNNNNNNNNNNNNNNNNNNNNNNNNNNNNNNNNNNNNNNNNNNNNNNNNNNNNNNNNNNNNNNNNNNNNNNNNNNNNNNNNNNNNNNNNNNNNNNNNNNNNNNNNNNNNNNNNNNNNNNNNNNNNNNNNNNNNNNNNNNNNNNNNNNNNNNNNNNNNNNNNNNNNNNNNNNNNNNNNNNNNNNNNNNNNNNNNNNNNNNNNNNNNNNNNNNNNNNNNNNNNNNNNNNNNNNNNNNNNNNNNNNNNNNNNNNNNNNNNNNNNNNNNNNNNNNNNNNNNNNNNNNNNNNNNNNNNNNNNNNNNNNNNNNNNNNNNNNNNNNNNNNNNNNNNNNNNNNNNNNNNNNNNNNNNNNNNNNNNNNNNNNNNNNNNNNNNNNNNNNNNNNNNNNNNNNNNNNNNNNNNNNNNNNNNNNNNNNNNNNNNNNNNNNNNNNNNNNNNNNNNNNNNNNNNNNNNNNNNNNNNNNNNNNNNNNNNNNNNNNNNNNNNNNNNNNNNNNNNNNNNNNNNNNNNNNNNNNNNNNNNNNNNNNNNNNNNNNNNNNNNNNNNNNNNNNNNNNNNNNNNNNNNNNNNNNNNNNNNNNNNNNNNNNNNNNNNNNNNNNNNNNNNNNNNNNNNNNNNNNNNNNNNNNNNNNNNNNNNNNNNNNNNNNNNNNNNNNNNNNNNNNNNNNNNNNNNNNNNNNNNNNNNNNNNNNNNNNNNNNNNNNNNNNNNNNNNNNNNNNNNNNNNNNNNNNNNNNNNNNNNNNNNNNNNNNNNNNNNNNNNNNNNNNNNNNNNNNNNNNNNNNNNNNNNNNNNNNNNNNNNNNNNNNNNNNNNNNNNNNNNNNNNNNNNNNNNNNNNNNNNNNNNNNNNNNNNNNNNNNNNNNNNNNNNNNNNNNNNNNNNNNNNNNNNNNNNNNNNNNNNNNNNNNNNNNNNNNNNNNNNNNNNNNNNNNNNNNNNNNNNNNNNNNNNNNNNNNNNNNNNNNNNNNNNNNNNNNNNNNNNNNNNNNNNNNNNNNNNNNNNNNNNNNNNNNNNNNNNNNNNNNNNNNNNNNNNNNNNNNNNNNNNNNNNNNNNNNNNNNNNNNNNNNNNNNNNNNNNNNNNNNNNNNNNNNNNNNNNNNNNNNNNNNNNNNNNNNNNNNNNNNNNNNNNNNNNNNNNNNNNNNNNNNNNNNNNNNNNNNNNNNNNNNNNNNNNNNNNNNNNNNNNNNNNNNNNNNNNNNNNNNNNNNNNNNNNNNNNNNNNNNNNNNNNNNNNNNNNNNNNNNNNNNNNNNNNNNNNNNNNNNNNNNNNNNNNNNNNNNNNNNNNNNNNNNNNNNNNNNNNNNNNNNNNNNNNNNNNNNNNNNNNNNNNNNNNNNNNNNNNNNNNNNNNNNNNNNNNNNNNNNNNNNNNNNNNNNNNNNNNNNNNNNNNNNNNNNNNNNNNNNNNNNNNNNNNNNNNNNNNNNNNNNNNNNNNNNNNNNNNNNNNNNNNNNNNNNNNNNNNNNNNNNNNNNNNNNNNNNNNNNNNNNNNNNNNNNNNNNNNNNNNNNNNNNNNNNNNNNNNNNNNNNNNNNNNNNNNNNNNNNNNNNNNNNNNNNNNNNNNNNNNNNNNNNNNNNNNNNNNNNNNNNNNNNNNNNNNNNNNNNNNNNNNNNNNNNNNNNNNNNNNNNNNNNNNNNNNNNNNNNNNNNNNNNNNNNNNNNNNNNNNNNNNNNNNNNNNNNNNNNNNNNNNNNNNNNNNNNNNNNNNNNNNNNNNNNNNNNNNNNNNNNNNNNNNNNNNNNNNNNNNNNNNNNNNNNNNNNNNNNNNNNNNNNNNNNNNNNNNNNNNNNNNNNNNNNNNNNNNNNNNNNNNNNNNNNNNNNNNNNNNNNNNNNNNNNNNNNNNNNNNNNNNNNNNNNNNNNNNNNNNNNNNNNNNNNNNNNNNNNNNNNNNNNNNNNNNNNNNNNNNNNNNNNNNNNNNNNNNNNNNNNNNNNNNNNNNNNNNNNNNNNNNNNNNNNNNNNNNNNNNNNNNNNNNNNNNNNNNNNNNNNNNNNNNNNNNNNNNNNNNNNNNNNNNNNNNNNNNNNNNNNNNNNNNNNNNNNNNNNNNNNNNNNNNNNNNNNNNNNNNNNNNNNNNNNNNNNNNNNNNNNNNNNNNNNNNNNNNNNNNNNNNNNNNNNNNNNNNNNNNNNNNNNNNNNNNNNNNNNNNNNNNNNNNNNNNNNNNNNNNNNNNNNNNNNNNNNNNNNNNNNNNNNNNNNNNNNNNNNNNNNNNNNNNNNNNNNNNNNNNNNNNNNNNNNNNNNNNNNNNNNNNNNNNNNNNNNNNNNNNNNNNNNNNNNNNNNNNNNNNNNNNNNNNNNNNNNNNNNNNNNNNNNNNNNNNNNNNNNNNNNNNNNNNNNNNNNNNNNNNNNNNNNNNNNNNNNNNNNNNNNNNNNNNNNNNNNNNNNNNNNNNNNNNNNNNNNNNNNNNNNNNNNNNNNNNNNNNNNNNNNNNNNNNNNNNNNNNNNNNNNNNNNNNNNNNNNNNNNNNNNNNNNNNNNNNNNNNNNNNNNNNNNNNNNNNNNNNNNNNNNNNNNNNNNNNNNNNNNNNNNNNNNNNNNNNNNNNNNNNNNNNNNNNNNNNNNNNNNNNNNNNNNNNNNNNNNNNNNNNNNNNNNNNNNNNNNNNNNNNNNNNNNNNNNNNNNNNNNNNNNNNNNNNNNNNNNNNNNNNNNNNNNNNNNNNNNNNNNNNNNNNNNNNNNNNNNNNNNNNNNNNNNNNNNNNNNNNNNNNNNNNNNNNNNNNNNNNNNNNNNNNNNNNNNNNNNNNNNNNNNNNNNNNNNNNNNNNNNNNNNNNNNNNNNNNNNNNNNNNNNNNNNNNNNNNNNNNNNNNNNNNNNNNNNNNNNNNNNNNNNNNNNNNNNNNNNNNNNNNNNNNNNNNNNNNNNNNNNNNNNNNNNNNNNNNNNNNNNNNNNNNNNNNNNNNNNNNNNNNNNNNNNNNNNNNNNNNNNNNNNNNNNNNNNNNNNNNNNNNNNNNNNNNNNNNNNNNNNNNNNNNNNNNNNNNNNNNNNNNNNNNNNNNNNNNNNNNNNNNNNNNNNNNNNNNNNNNNNNNNNNNNNNNNNNNNNNNNNNNNNNNNNNNNNNNNNNNNNNNNNNNNNNNNNNNNNNNNNNNNNNNNNNNNNNNNNNNNNNNNNNNNNNNNNNNNNNNNNNNNNNNNNNNNNNNNNNNNNNNNNNNNNNNNNNNNNNNNNNNNNNNNNNNNNNNNNNNNNNNNNNNNNNNNNNNNNNNNNNNNNNNNNNNNNNNNNNNNNNNNNNNNNNNNNNNNNNNNNNNNNNNNNNNNNNNNNNNNNNNNNNNNNNNNNNNNNNNNNNNNNNNNNNNNNNNNNNNNNNNNNNNNNNNNNNNNNNNNNNNNNNNNNNNNNNNNNNNNNNNNNNNNNNNNNNNNNNNNNNNNNNNNNNNNNNNNNNNNNNNNNNNNNNNNNNNNNNNNNNNNNNNNNNNNNNNNNNNNNNNNNNNNNNNNNNNNNNNNNNNNNNN
Proteins encoded:
- the LOC103461758 gene encoding polypeptide N-acetylgalactosaminyltransferase 13-like translates to MPLIAYRIPNCSQSSKVFSYTADKEIRTDDLCLDVSRLNGPVKMLKCHHMKGNQMFEYDSEYVGKWEYDFEKHTFLHIITQSCLTISRLEDGTYGPTVEYCNNSPLQAWILHNYTRLEVARHLYFSPTDYIL